One window from the genome of Amaranthus tricolor cultivar Red isolate AtriRed21 chromosome 9, ASM2621246v1, whole genome shotgun sequence encodes:
- the LOC130824172 gene encoding putative RING-H2 finger protein ATL49 encodes MEKPFSPPPPLQPPYYYLPPPSQHQNNHQSSTLDNKISPSIILIIIILAIIFFISGLLHLLVRFLLRPNHRDPDEYLDNVTALQGQLRQLFHLHDSGVDQSYIDTLPIFLYKAIIGVKDPFDCAVCLCEFEPDDKLRLLPKCSHAFHMDCIDTWLLSHSTCPLCRASLLQDFGTHNNHGFSPIVCVLESSSNTVESSRELERFGEGRDSTNSGNDVQGECEFGSNRSDFNRKSCENGQEIGKKEEKIVIVKLGKFKNVEGGEGSSEIDNGSNGSNDLGSRRCYSMGSFAYVLDETSSLQVPIRTPMKKERNGNKGRIKPGYRAVMSEYGNDSRRDFNGIEAFRSLEIHENGGKIIGNESGKKESFSISKMWSRGGDKNKKGNGNGGNGNEFEHSSRRTISEFEIDVSELGVDEETQSNYSVDSLANPITTSSSSRRTLLWIMGRQNKIVHNNSSFSSNI; translated from the coding sequence atggaaaaacCATTTTCTCCTCCTCCTCCATTACAACCACCATATTACTACCTTCCTCCACCATCACAAcaccaaaataatcatcaatctTCAACCTTAGACAATAAAATTAGCCCAAGTATAATCTTAATCATAATAATCTTAGCAATAATCTTCTTTATTTCTGGGTTACTTCATCTTCTTGTTAGGTTCTTATTAAGACCAAATCATAGAGACCCAGATGAATATTTAGACAATGTAACTGCTCTTCAAGGTCAATTAAGACAACTGTTTCATCTTCATGATTCAGGGGTTGATCAATCTTATATTGATACACTACCCATTTTTCTTTACAAAGCAATTATTGGGGTAAAAGACCCATTTGATTGTGCTGTTTGTTTATGTGAATTTGAGCCTGATGATAAACTTAGACTTTTACCCAAATGTAGTCATGCTTTTCATATGGATTGTATTGACACTTGGCTTCTTTCTCATTCTACTTGCCCATTATGTAGAGCAAGTTTATTGCAAGATTTTGGGACCCACAACAATCATGGGTTTTCTCCTATTGTTTGTGTTCTAGAATCTTCTAGTAATACAGTTGAAAGTTCTAGAGAGTTGGAGAGGTTTGGGGAAGGTAGAGATTCAACTAATTCTGGTAATGATGTTCAAGGGGAATGTGAGTTTGGGTCAAATAGAAGTGATTTTAATAGAAAATCTTGTGAAAATGGTCAAGAAATTGGTAAAAAAGAGGAGAAGATTGTGATTGTGAAATTGGGTAAGTTTAAAAATGTTGAAGGAGGTGAAGGGAGTAGTGAGATTGATAATGGAAGTAATGGAAGTAATGATTTGGGTTCTAGAAGGTGCTATTCAATGGGTTCATTTGCTTATGTTTTAGATGAAACAAGTTCATTACAAGTTCCTATAAGAACACCCATGAAGAAGGAGAGGAATGGTAATAAAGGTAGAATAAAACCAGGGTATAGAGCAGTTATGTCAGAGTATGGGAATGATTCCAGGAGAGATTTTAATGGAATTGAAGCTTTTAGAAGTCTTGAGATTCATGAAAATGGTGGGAAGATTATTGGGAATGAAAGTGGTAAGAAGGAAAGTTTTTCAATTTCTAAGATGTGGTCTAGAGGAGGAGATAAGAACAAGAAAGGGAATGGGAATGGTGGGAATGGGAATGAATTTGAGCATTCTTCAAGGAGGACAATTTCTGAGTTTGAGATTGATGTAAGTGAATTAGGGGTTGATGAAGAAACTCAAAGTAATTATAGTGTTGATTCACTTGCTAATCCAATAACTACATCATCTTCTTCAAGAAGAACTTTGCTTTGGATTATGGGAAGACAAAACAAGATTGTTCATAATAATTCCTCtttttcatcaaatatttag